One part of the Mycolicibacterium aromaticivorans JS19b1 = JCM 16368 genome encodes these proteins:
- a CDS encoding SAM-dependent methyltransferase produces METRPDAVAGTGLLVAAIRARESVRDDRLFCDPFADKLAGEAGHRILDAAVANSGERTTLQIVVRTRFWDDALLEAASSCRQIVVVAAGMDARAYRLRWPAGTTVFELDQPSVMTAKDALLADDVPQCARVPIGVDLADDWPTALCSTGFDATTPTAWLIEGLLQYLDEHAVHRLFARIDAVSAPGSVLCYDVVGKSLLNAPSMAGLLKSMADNGAPWLFGTDDPAQLVPGWSATVTDVAEPGNRWGRWYAPVTPAGEPDVPRGYFVVASKPG; encoded by the coding sequence ATGGAAACCAGACCTGATGCGGTAGCCGGCACCGGACTGCTGGTGGCCGCGATCCGCGCTCGCGAATCGGTGCGCGACGATCGGCTTTTCTGCGATCCGTTCGCCGACAAGCTGGCCGGTGAGGCCGGCCACCGGATCCTTGATGCTGCGGTCGCCAACTCCGGCGAACGGACCACCCTGCAGATCGTGGTGCGCACCCGATTCTGGGACGACGCCCTGCTCGAGGCAGCCTCGTCGTGCCGGCAGATCGTTGTGGTGGCAGCGGGCATGGACGCCAGGGCTTACCGGCTGAGGTGGCCGGCGGGAACCACAGTCTTCGAACTGGACCAGCCGTCGGTGATGACCGCGAAGGATGCGCTACTCGCGGACGACGTCCCGCAGTGCGCGCGCGTGCCGATTGGGGTCGACCTCGCCGACGACTGGCCGACGGCACTGTGCTCGACGGGTTTCGACGCCACCACCCCGACGGCGTGGCTGATCGAAGGCCTGCTGCAGTACCTCGATGAACACGCCGTACATCGGCTCTTCGCGCGCATCGACGCTGTGTCGGCTCCCGGATCAGTGCTCTGCTACGACGTCGTGGGCAAGTCGCTGCTTAACGCTCCGTCCATGGCTGGGCTGCTGAAGTCCATGGCGGACAACGGAGCTCCGTGGTTGTTCGGCACCGACGACCCCGCGCAGTTGGTACCCGGGTGGTCGGCGACGGTGACCGATGTCGCCGAACCCGGCAATCGCTGGGGCCGCTGGTACGCACCGGTCACGCCGGCCGGCGAGCCAGACGTGCCACGTGGATATTTTGTCGTCGCATCCAAGCCGGGCTGA
- a CDS encoding HNH endonuclease signature motif containing protein gives MVLIDGVLEALDDAVEALAAVDLDVLDPPQRFVVLERLETARRRQVALAHAVVTRLEQFEGCPPVPITLADVLRISPREARRRIRDAEQVAPRRALTGEPLAAVLPETSKAWHAGELDSEHLRVIQKFFRELPEHVPPIEREKAERSLAHKARVLRPDQLEKVAHRLALHLNPDGTFSDEDRARKRGFVWCGGQGVDGMSVGRLVADPELRSEFDAWMAKFAAPGMCNPAEESPTTTPSDEVAERDARSYAQRQHDALKALVRGQLGDPKFGQHNGLPVTVIVTATVQDLHAQVGHAVTAGGTLLPIPDLIRMSAHAYHYLALFDGVAGRALWLGRTKRIASADQRIMLHSKYLGCTRPGCDASGYHSGVHHAAQDWKNGGTTDVDDLTLACPPDNQLVETGGWTTRQLCDGSTEWIPPPDLPMLRGGVNDYHHPERLLGNDSDPPSGEAGAA, from the coding sequence ATGGTTTTGATCGATGGGGTGTTGGAGGCTCTCGACGACGCTGTCGAGGCTCTGGCCGCAGTCGATCTCGATGTGTTGGATCCGCCGCAGCGGTTTGTGGTGTTGGAGCGTTTGGAAACTGCGCGCCGTCGTCAGGTGGCGCTGGCGCACGCGGTGGTCACCCGGCTGGAGCAGTTCGAGGGCTGCCCGCCGGTGCCGATCACATTGGCCGATGTGTTGCGGATCAGCCCGCGCGAGGCGAGACGGCGGATCCGGGATGCCGAGCAGGTGGCGCCGCGGCGGGCGTTGACCGGGGAACCGTTGGCTGCGGTCTTGCCGGAAACGTCGAAGGCCTGGCATGCCGGTGAGTTGGATAGCGAGCACCTGCGGGTGATCCAGAAGTTCTTCCGCGAGCTACCCGAGCATGTGCCGCCCATCGAGCGGGAGAAAGCTGAACGCTCGCTGGCGCACAAGGCGCGGGTGCTGCGACCCGATCAGTTGGAGAAGGTCGCCCACCGGTTGGCGCTGCACCTCAATCCCGACGGGACGTTTTCAGATGAGGACCGGGCTCGCAAGCGGGGATTCGTGTGGTGCGGTGGGCAAGGTGTCGATGGGATGAGTGTGGGGCGGCTGGTCGCCGACCCGGAGCTACGATCCGAGTTCGATGCCTGGATGGCGAAGTTCGCCGCGCCCGGGATGTGCAACCCGGCCGAGGAAAGTCCGACGACGACCCCCAGCGATGAGGTCGCCGAACGGGATGCCCGCAGTTATGCCCAGCGTCAGCATGACGCGCTCAAGGCGTTGGTGCGCGGACAGCTTGGTGATCCGAAATTCGGTCAGCACAACGGCTTACCCGTCACGGTGATCGTGACGGCCACCGTGCAGGACCTCCACGCGCAGGTGGGCCACGCGGTTACCGCGGGTGGAACGCTGCTGCCGATCCCCGACCTGATCCGAATGAGCGCGCACGCCTACCACTACCTGGCCCTCTTCGACGGCGTGGCTGGCCGCGCGCTGTGGCTGGGCCGCACCAAACGAATTGCGTCGGCCGATCAGCGAATCATGTTGCACTCCAAGTACCTCGGCTGCACCCGGCCTGGCTGTGACGCGTCCGGCTATCACAGCGGAGTGCACCACGCCGCGCAAGACTGGAAGAACGGCGGCACCACCGACGTCGACGACCTCACCTTGGCCTGCCCACCGGATAACCAACTCGTCGAAACCGGCGGCTGGACCACCCGGCAACTTTGCGACGGCAGCACCGAATGGATCCCGCCACCCGACCTCCCCATGCTGCGGGGCGGTGTCAACGACTACCACCACCCGGAACGACTACTGGGCAATGACAGTGACCCGCCGTCCGGTGAAGCAGGCGCGGCCTGA
- a CDS encoding carboxymuconolactone decarboxylase family protein produces the protein MDELRRKGLDKMNEVYGWEMPDSPGDYFALTADHLFGTIWSRPGLSMRDKRIMTLTVVTALGISDLAEIQANAALHNEELTPEELKEMAIFLTHYLGFPLGSKLDGVVTKVVSKRKKAAEAGRGEDKKANVNDALKMHSGTTLED, from the coding sequence ATGGACGAACTGCGCCGCAAGGGCCTGGACAAGATGAACGAGGTCTACGGCTGGGAGATGCCGGACTCGCCGGGCGACTACTTCGCGCTCACCGCCGACCACCTCTTCGGCACCATCTGGTCGCGGCCGGGACTATCCATGCGCGACAAGCGGATCATGACGCTGACCGTCGTCACCGCGCTCGGCATTTCCGACCTGGCCGAGATCCAGGCCAACGCAGCCCTGCACAACGAAGAGCTCACTCCCGAGGAACTCAAGGAGATGGCGATCTTCTTGACGCACTACCTGGGGTTCCCGCTGGGGTCGAAGCTGGACGGGGTCGTCACCAAAGTCGTGTCCAAGCGCAAGAAGGCCGCCGAGGCCGGTCGGGGCGAGGATAAGAAGGCGAACGTCAACGATGCGCTCAAGATGCACAGCGGCACGACGCTCGAGGACTAG